One genomic region from Leptolyngbyaceae cyanobacterium JSC-12 encodes:
- a CDS encoding putative unusual protein kinase (IMG reference gene:2510097866~PFAM: ABC1 family) — MNFNTAMPTAPSTVELPEHAFDASAQVPSGLSAMKEESALPVDALKPAQPPTPEIEGLRYDPEIISAYYQRRPLQVWVRIVQIFFPLLTFGFSWWWRRNSAVSEQRQRRQAIRLRETLTRLGPAFIKVGQALSTRPDLVPPIYLEELARLQDQLPAFDNDLAYRFIQEELGAHPDDIYAELTEEPIAAASLGQVYKGRLKTGEQVAVKVQRPGLAQGIALDMYILRQLALFIMTNVKRVRSDLVGIMDEFATRIFEEMDYTQEGRNAERFAQLYGNLPEIYVPRIYWQYTGRRVLTMEWINGIKLTQPEAIRAQGIDASHLIEVGVQCSLRQLLESGFFHADPHPGNLLATPEGKLAYLDFGMMSEVKPYQRYGLIEAVVHMVNRDFEGLANDYVKLEFLTPDTDLTPIIPALRTVFNHALGASVAELNFKSITDQLSEVMYEYPFRVPAYYALIIRSLVTLEGIAINVDPDFKVLSKAYPYVAKRLLTDPAPELRASLRDLLFKDGTFRWNRLENLLRNAQANSDYDINRVVDQTTEYLFSERGELIRNHLVDVIVRGLDTFGNNAIRSLTYSLSERFGFAVNPPTVSSSDQQTLEHIQRIFRILKDTPGFDPVKLAPVIPRLLFKPEMHQMGQKIVEGLAQRAIARFIREFLLAEDPELSSDIVSTSQPQLSPANR, encoded by the coding sequence ATGAACTTCAACACTGCAATGCCAACTGCTCCTTCTACTGTGGAATTACCTGAACATGCATTTGATGCATCAGCTCAGGTTCCCTCTGGATTATCAGCCATGAAAGAAGAAAGTGCCTTGCCAGTTGATGCGCTCAAACCAGCACAGCCTCCCACCCCTGAAATTGAAGGGCTTCGCTACGATCCAGAGATTATTTCTGCTTACTATCAGCGGCGTCCCTTGCAGGTTTGGGTGCGCATTGTTCAAATCTTTTTCCCGTTGCTCACATTTGGGTTTTCCTGGTGGTGGAGACGTAATTCTGCCGTCTCAGAACAGAGACAGCGTCGCCAAGCTATTCGTCTTCGCGAAACACTTACCCGATTGGGACCTGCCTTTATTAAGGTCGGACAGGCACTTTCCACCCGTCCTGACCTAGTTCCTCCCATTTACCTGGAAGAACTTGCTCGCTTGCAAGACCAGCTTCCTGCTTTTGATAACGATCTGGCATACCGATTTATCCAGGAAGAGTTAGGTGCCCATCCTGACGATATTTATGCAGAACTGACGGAAGAACCGATCGCAGCAGCATCTCTCGGTCAGGTCTACAAGGGACGCTTGAAAACTGGCGAACAGGTAGCAGTTAAGGTTCAGCGTCCTGGCTTAGCTCAGGGGATTGCACTTGATATGTACATCCTGCGGCAACTGGCACTTTTCATAATGACCAACGTCAAACGAGTCCGCAGCGATCTGGTTGGCATTATGGATGAGTTTGCTACCCGTATCTTTGAGGAAATGGACTATACCCAGGAAGGTCGTAATGCTGAACGATTTGCCCAACTATACGGCAATCTTCCTGAGATTTATGTGCCCCGTATTTACTGGCAATATACCGGACGGCGCGTATTGACGATGGAGTGGATCAACGGTATCAAACTGACTCAGCCAGAAGCCATTCGCGCTCAAGGGATCGATGCCAGCCACTTAATTGAAGTGGGTGTTCAATGTTCGCTACGGCAACTTCTAGAAAGTGGGTTCTTTCATGCCGATCCTCATCCAGGAAACTTATTGGCAACGCCGGAGGGTAAGCTTGCTTATCTGGACTTTGGCATGATGAGCGAAGTCAAGCCTTATCAACGCTATGGCTTGATTGAGGCAGTGGTTCACATGGTCAACCGAGATTTTGAAGGGTTGGCAAATGATTATGTCAAGCTAGAGTTTTTGACGCCGGATACTGATTTAACTCCAATCATTCCTGCCCTGAGGACAGTATTTAATCATGCCTTGGGAGCTAGCGTTGCCGAACTCAATTTTAAGAGCATCACAGACCAACTATCGGAAGTAATGTATGAATACCCTTTTCGGGTACCTGCTTACTATGCCCTGATTATTCGATCGCTGGTTACGTTAGAAGGTATTGCGATTAACGTCGATCCTGATTTCAAAGTTCTCAGTAAAGCTTATCCCTACGTTGCTAAGCGACTTCTGACCGATCCAGCTCCTGAATTGCGGGCATCCCTGCGGGATCTCTTGTTTAAAGATGGCACTTTTCGCTGGAATCGATTGGAAAATCTGTTAAGAAATGCCCAAGCCAATAGCGACTATGACATTAATCGTGTGGTGGATCAAACAACTGAATATCTGTTCTCAGAGCGGGGTGAGTTGATTCGCAATCACTTGGTTGATGTGATTGTGCGTGGACTGGATACTTTTGGTAATAATGCGATTCGCAGCCTTACCTATTCTCTGAGCGAGCGGTTTGGGTTTGCGGTGAATCCACCAACGGTTTCATCATCCGATCAGCAAACTTTAGAACACATTCAACGGATCTTCAGAATTTTGAAAGATACTCCCGGATTCGATCCAGTTAAGCTGGCGCCTGTGATTCCGCGTTTATTGTTCAAACCAGAGATGCATCAAATGGGGCAAAAAATTGTAGAAGGTCTGGCACAGAGAGCGATCGCCCGGTTCATTCGAGAATTTTTGCTAGCAGAAGACCCTGAACTCAGCAGTGACATCGTGTCAACCAGCCAACCACAACTATCTCCAGCCAATCGCTAA
- a CDS encoding hypothetical protein (IMG reference gene:2510097867), whose translation MLVGFYALNIYELDISSNTYRMDAYVWFRWKGAIDPIADLEFANAVEDWGMTQKPSYEKPQKLPDGSLYQILRIEGRFVQPFNLSRYPLDQQQLSMILENSIYTAKDLVYIVDTKDSGYADTLSIQGWNVIAWKSHNLLRSYPSNFGFSEPETNPYSAVRFEIVVARPINYFIWKLLLPLIIVLASGWGALFLHPSYVESRIAIPVTALLTIVFLQQSYSDAIPEMGFLVMLDKIYALSYLLVIATIMEAIITADWVKGEKPGDFMRVVRLDRPFVAIQCLMLIVGVLLIIAF comes from the coding sequence GTGCTGGTTGGTTTTTATGCATTGAATATCTATGAGCTTGATATTTCCAGCAACACCTATCGCATGGATGCCTACGTCTGGTTTCGTTGGAAAGGGGCGATCGATCCAATCGCTGATCTAGAGTTTGCCAACGCTGTAGAAGATTGGGGGATGACCCAAAAACCTAGCTACGAAAAACCTCAAAAACTGCCGGATGGAAGTTTGTATCAGATTCTACGCATTGAGGGGCGTTTCGTCCAGCCGTTTAATTTATCCCGGTATCCCCTGGATCAACAACAACTCAGCATGATTTTGGAAAACTCCATTTACACTGCCAAAGACCTGGTTTACATCGTTGATACCAAAGATTCTGGATATGCTGACACTCTCTCGATTCAGGGATGGAATGTTATCGCCTGGAAAAGCCATAACTTACTACGCAGCTATCCTAGCAACTTTGGCTTCTCTGAACCGGAGACTAATCCCTATTCTGCTGTCCGCTTTGAAATTGTGGTCGCAAGACCGATTAATTATTTCATTTGGAAACTGCTGTTGCCTTTGATTATTGTCCTGGCATCAGGCTGGGGGGCATTGTTCTTGCATCCAAGCTACGTAGAATCACGTATCGCAATTCCAGTAACAGCACTTTTAACTATCGTATTTTTGCAACAGTCTTATTCAGATGCCATCCCTGAAATGGGTTTCCTGGTAATGTTAGACAAGATATACGCACTCTCTTACTTGCTGGTGATTGCTACGATTATGGAGGCAATTATCACGGCTGACTGGGTAAAAGGCGAAAAGCCAGGAGATTTTATGCGGGTAGTTCGGCTAGATCGTCCTTTCGTGGCAATTCAATGCCTGATGCTGATAGTCGGTGTTTTGCTAATTATTGCGTTCTAA
- a CDS encoding hypothetical protein (IMG reference gene:2510097868), with protein MLHLAQVEKIALPDKAGLRLLARQRSEYSWSVISEQELLPIDPLPEYGEGALVLVTLSETRQIQHVESATNWIIDIIQTFLRSGITPTFLQEESERAEHWRQTLTLQSQDLDRRALELEARREQIEQLEEALKREKKQMELLANQYKEQTQELDRRMADVEALSKQVAQFEEALRQERKQKEELLAQSQLKANPSN; from the coding sequence ATGCTGCATCTGGCTCAGGTAGAAAAAATAGCCCTTCCAGATAAGGCGGGACTGCGTTTACTCGCTCGTCAACGCTCCGAATATTCTTGGTCTGTTATCTCGGAGCAAGAGCTTTTGCCAATTGATCCTCTACCGGAATATGGTGAAGGTGCTCTTGTGCTAGTGACGCTTTCTGAAACACGCCAAATTCAACATGTTGAAAGTGCCACAAATTGGATCATTGACATTATCCAAACTTTCTTAAGAAGTGGGATCACGCCAACATTTCTGCAAGAAGAATCTGAACGAGCAGAACATTGGCGACAAACATTAACGTTGCAGAGCCAGGATCTGGATCGGCGAGCTTTAGAGTTAGAAGCGCGTCGAGAACAAATTGAGCAATTGGAAGAAGCCCTGAAGCGTGAAAAAAAACAAATGGAATTACTGGCAAACCAGTACAAAGAGCAAACTCAAGAACTTGATCGGCGCATGGCAGACGTGGAAGCCCTGAGCAAACAGGTTGCCCAGTTTGAAGAAGCATTAAGGCAGGAGCGGAAGCAGAAAGAAGAGTTATTGGCTCAGTCTCAACTCAAAGCTAATCCTTCAAACTAA